The following coding sequences lie in one Pseudomonas sp. SL4(2022) genomic window:
- a CDS encoding GNAT family N-acetyltransferase, producing MLPTCLNSIHDIAASQWDGLLADTQPFLRHAFLAALEDSGSVGGRTGWQPAHAALLDARGQLLAAMPGYVKSHSYGEYVFDHGWADACYRAGIDYYPKLLGAIPFSPVTGQRLLGASEAVGQLLDGLCAGLEQQGLSSLHINFTSEAENALLQGRDGWLQRLGCQFHWRNRGYRDFQDFLDALSSRKRKQMRKEREQVAGQGIAFDWREGHQLSELEWDFVYLCYANTYRVRGQSPYLTRAFFSLLAECVPEMIRVVLAHQAGRPVAMAFSLVGGDSLYGRYWGCLAEFDRLHFETCFYQGMDFAIANGLHRFDAGAQGEHKLIRGFEPVITHSWHYLCHPGLRAAVANFLAEEQYGVRGYAEQARELLPYRQ from the coding sequence ATGTTGCCGACCTGCCTGAATTCCATCCATGACATTGCCGCCAGCCAGTGGGATGGCCTGCTGGCAGATACGCAGCCGTTCTTGCGCCATGCTTTTCTCGCGGCACTGGAAGACAGCGGCAGTGTGGGTGGGCGCACTGGCTGGCAGCCGGCCCATGCGGCGTTGCTCGATGCGCGGGGACAATTACTGGCCGCCATGCCGGGGTATGTGAAAAGCCACTCCTATGGCGAGTACGTGTTCGATCATGGCTGGGCGGATGCCTGCTACCGCGCCGGCATCGACTATTACCCCAAGCTGCTCGGTGCAATTCCCTTCTCTCCGGTTACCGGTCAGCGCCTGTTAGGCGCATCTGAGGCGGTTGGACAGCTGCTCGATGGCCTCTGCGCCGGGCTGGAACAACAGGGTCTGTCGAGCCTGCATATCAACTTCACCTCCGAGGCCGAAAATGCGCTGCTGCAGGGCCGTGATGGCTGGTTGCAGCGCCTCGGCTGTCAGTTTCACTGGCGTAATCGTGGCTACCGGGATTTTCAGGATTTTCTCGATGCACTCAGTTCGCGTAAGCGCAAACAGATGCGCAAGGAGCGTGAGCAGGTGGCGGGGCAGGGCATCGCGTTTGACTGGCGTGAGGGCCATCAGCTCAGTGAGCTGGAGTGGGATTTCGTCTACCTGTGTTACGCCAACACCTACCGTGTGCGCGGCCAGTCACCCTATCTGACGCGCGCCTTCTTTAGTCTGTTGGCCGAGTGCGTGCCTGAGATGATCCGCGTGGTGCTCGCTCATCAGGCTGGTAGACCTGTGGCCATGGCCTTTAGCCTGGTCGGCGGCGACAGCCTGTATGGCCGCTACTGGGGTTGTCTGGCGGAGTTTGATCGGCTGCATTTCGAAACCTGTTTCTACCAGGGTATGGACTTTGCCATCGCCAATGGCCTGCACCGCTTCGACGCCGGTGCCCAGGGCGAGCACAAGCTGATTCGCGGCTTTGAACCGGTCATCACCCACTCCTGGCACTACCTCTGCCACCCCGGCCTGCGTGCGGCCGTGGCGAACTTCCTCGCTGAAGAACAGTACGGCGTGCGCGGCTACGCCGAACAGGCACGCGAGCTGCTGCCGTACCGCCAATAG
- a CDS encoding zinc-dependent alcohol dehydrogenase family protein — protein MLKAEYQQRGPQPHEVIAAVELQLPEPGVGQVRIKVLAAPINPSDVLTLTGEYGMLPPLPAIGGNEGVGRVEALGAEVGNLKVGQMVLLPVGCGTWVSHLNAAANKLIPLPEADPQQLAMLTVNPPTASLLLSQFVDLKPGDWVIQNAANSGVGSYLIQLAKLRGFKTINVVRRESAVASVEAEGGDVVLVDGPDLAKRVRAATGGASVRLGIDAVGSESTDHLAASLCEGGVLVNYGMMSRQPCQVSPASFVFRDVSLRGFWLAKWFQNASQAEQMKVFGELVQLIASGKLHTRVAATYDVSEIKQAVAAAASGERGGKILIVPK, from the coding sequence ATGCTCAAAGCCGAATACCAGCAACGCGGCCCGCAACCCCATGAAGTGATTGCCGCAGTCGAGTTGCAGCTACCCGAACCCGGAGTTGGCCAGGTACGCATCAAGGTGCTCGCAGCGCCCATCAACCCCTCCGACGTACTCACCCTGACTGGCGAATACGGCATGCTACCGCCGCTACCCGCAATTGGCGGCAACGAAGGGGTTGGCCGAGTGGAAGCGCTGGGCGCCGAGGTCGGCAACCTGAAGGTCGGGCAGATGGTGCTGTTGCCGGTGGGCTGCGGTACCTGGGTCAGCCATCTGAATGCAGCGGCCAACAAGCTTATCCCGCTACCGGAAGCGGATCCGCAGCAACTGGCGATGCTCACGGTCAACCCGCCGACGGCCTCCCTGTTGCTCAGCCAGTTCGTGGACCTTAAGCCCGGTGATTGGGTAATCCAGAACGCCGCCAACTCAGGCGTCGGCAGCTACCTGATCCAGCTGGCCAAGCTGCGCGGCTTCAAAACCATCAACGTGGTACGCCGTGAATCGGCCGTAGCCAGTGTTGAGGCCGAAGGCGGTGACGTGGTGCTGGTCGATGGCCCGGACCTGGCCAAGCGCGTGCGCGCAGCCACTGGCGGTGCAAGCGTGCGTTTGGGTATCGATGCCGTAGGTAGCGAGTCGACCGACCACCTGGCGGCCAGCCTGTGCGAAGGCGGGGTACTGGTTAACTACGGCATGATGAGCCGCCAGCCGTGTCAGGTATCGCCAGCATCCTTCGTGTTCCGCGACGTCAGCCTGCGCGGCTTCTGGCTGGCCAAGTGGTTCCAGAACGCCAGCCAGGCCGAACAGATGAAGGTATTTGGTGAGTTGGTACAGCTGATCGCCAGCGGCAAGCTGCACACCCGTGTGGCAGCTACCTATGACGTCAGTGAGATCAAGCAGGCCGTGGCGGCCGCCGCCAGTGGTGAGCGTGGCGGCAAGATTCTGATCGTACCGAAGTAA
- a CDS encoding DEAD/DEAH box helicase → MFSQFALHERLLKAVAELNFVEPTPVQLAAIPLALQGKDLRVTAQTGSGKTAAFVLPMLNRLLGDGASQPRMSVRAMILLPTRELAQQTLKEVERFAQFTFLKGGLITGGEDFKVQAAMLRKVDILIGTPGRLIEHANAGNLLLDEVEVLVLDEADRMLDMGFAEDVQRLGELCNADRQTLLFSATSGGAALREVVGKVLKEPEHLQLNRVSQLNEGTRQQIITADHNHHKERLVDWLLANETYEKAIIFTNTRVQADRLYGKLVAKDFKVFVLHGEKDQKDRKLAIDRLKQGAVKILVATDVAARGLDVDGLDLVINFDMPRSGDEYVHRIGRTGRAGAEGLAISLICHNDWALMSSIERYLKQRFERRNIKDLKGIYQGPKNLKASGKAVGPKKKKVDPKTGKKLAKKPATKAPSKRNTINKPKADAPVLVSQDGLAPLKRRKPAAE, encoded by the coding sequence GTGTTTTCCCAATTCGCCCTGCATGAACGCCTGCTCAAAGCCGTGGCCGAGCTTAACTTTGTCGAGCCCACCCCGGTGCAGTTGGCGGCCATTCCGCTGGCGCTGCAAGGAAAAGACTTGCGGGTTACCGCGCAGACCGGCAGCGGCAAGACCGCAGCCTTTGTGCTGCCCATGCTCAATCGTCTGCTCGGCGATGGTGCTTCTCAGCCGCGTATGAGCGTGCGTGCGATGATCCTGCTGCCAACCCGCGAGCTGGCCCAGCAAACCCTCAAGGAGGTCGAGCGCTTCGCTCAGTTCACCTTCCTCAAGGGTGGCCTGATCACCGGTGGTGAAGACTTCAAGGTGCAGGCCGCCATGCTGCGCAAGGTCGACATCCTGATCGGTACGCCGGGTCGCCTGATCGAACACGCCAACGCCGGCAACCTGCTGCTCGATGAAGTCGAAGTGTTGGTCCTCGATGAAGCCGACCGCATGCTCGATATGGGCTTTGCTGAAGACGTGCAACGTCTCGGCGAACTGTGCAATGCCGATCGCCAGACCCTACTGTTCTCTGCCACCAGTGGCGGCGCAGCGCTGCGCGAAGTGGTCGGCAAGGTGCTGAAAGAGCCTGAGCACCTGCAGCTCAACCGCGTCAGCCAGCTCAATGAGGGCACCCGACAGCAGATCATCACCGCCGACCACAACCATCACAAAGAGCGTCTGGTCGACTGGCTGCTGGCCAACGAAACCTACGAAAAAGCGATCATCTTCACCAACACGCGAGTGCAGGCCGACCGCCTGTACGGCAAGCTGGTGGCCAAGGATTTCAAGGTCTTCGTGTTGCATGGCGAGAAAGACCAGAAGGACCGCAAGTTGGCCATCGACCGTCTCAAGCAGGGCGCGGTGAAAATTCTGGTGGCCACCGATGTGGCGGCCCGTGGTCTGGACGTTGATGGCCTGGACCTGGTGATCAACTTCGATATGCCGCGCTCCGGTGACGAATACGTGCACCGCATCGGCCGCACCGGCCGTGCTGGCGCCGAAGGTCTGGCGATCTCGCTGATCTGCCATAACGACTGGGCGCTGATGTCGAGCATCGAGCGCTACCTCAAGCAGCGTTTTGAGCGCCGCAATATCAAGGACCTCAAGGGCATCTACCAGGGACCGAAAAATCTCAAGGCGTCCGGCAAGGCGGTTGGTCCGAAGAAGAAAAAGGTCGACCCGAAAACCGGTAAGAAGCTGGCCAAAAAGCCAGCCACCAAGGCGCCAAGCAAGCGCAATACCATCAACAAGCCCAAGGCGGATGCGCCCGTGTTGGTCAGTCAGGACGGCCTGGCCCCGCTGAAACGCCGTAAGCCCGCTGCCGAGTAA
- a CDS encoding peptidylprolyl isomerase, with amino-acid sequence MFKTLTLAACSILFASSLLAAENPKVLLTTSLGDIEIELNAEKAPISTANFLSYVDSGYYAGTQFHRVIPGFMVQGGGFDADMQQKDTQTPIKNEADNGLHNVRGTLAMARTQVRDSATSQFFINHKDNAFLDHGSRDFGYAVFGKVVKGMDVVDKIAQVPTANRGGHQNVPREPVLITAAKRL; translated from the coding sequence ATGTTCAAGACCCTCACCCTCGCCGCCTGCTCCATCCTGTTTGCCAGCAGCCTGCTGGCCGCAGAAAATCCGAAAGTGCTGCTGACCACCAGCCTTGGGGACATCGAGATCGAACTGAACGCCGAAAAAGCGCCGATCAGCACCGCCAATTTCCTCAGCTACGTCGACAGCGGCTACTACGCCGGCACCCAGTTCCACCGCGTGATTCCGGGCTTTATGGTGCAAGGCGGCGGCTTCGATGCCGACATGCAGCAAAAAGATACCCAGACACCAATCAAGAACGAAGCCGACAACGGCCTGCACAACGTGCGTGGCACCCTGGCCATGGCCCGTACCCAAGTACGCGACTCGGCCACCAGCCAGTTCTTTATCAACCACAAGGACAACGCCTTCCTCGACCACGGCTCGCGTGACTTCGGTTACGCGGTGTTCGGCAAGGTGGTGAAGGGGATGGACGTAGTCGACAAGATCGCCCAGGTGCCAACTGCCAACCGTGGCGGCCATCAGAACGTCCCGCGTGAGCCGGTGCTGATCACCGCCGCCAAACGCCTGTAA
- a CDS encoding LysR family transcriptional regulator — MKAPRVTLDQWRTLQAVVDHGGFAQAAEVLHRSQSSVSYTVARMQEQLGVPLLRIDGRKAVLTEAGDVLLRRSRQLVKQASQLEDLAHHMEQGWEAEVRLVVDAAYPNARLVRTLTAFMPQSRGCRVRLREEVLSGVEEVLKDGMADLAISALNIPGFLGVEMSTVEFVAVAHPEHPLHRLQRVVTFQDLETQMQVVIRDSGRQQPRDVGWLGAEQRWTVGSLATAATFVSNGLGFAWLPRHLIERELKDGLLKPLPLDQGGSRNPLFYLYSNKDKPLGPATQILVELIQRFDSVTLDTAFAAPLPPT, encoded by the coding sequence ATGAAAGCCCCCCGCGTAACCCTCGACCAATGGCGCACCCTGCAGGCGGTGGTCGACCACGGCGGCTTTGCTCAAGCGGCCGAGGTGCTGCACCGCTCGCAATCCTCGGTCAGCTACACCGTTGCACGCATGCAGGAGCAGCTCGGCGTGCCGCTGCTGCGCATTGATGGACGCAAGGCGGTGCTCACCGAAGCCGGTGATGTGCTGCTGCGCCGCTCGCGTCAGCTGGTCAAGCAAGCCAGCCAGCTGGAAGACCTGGCGCACCATATGGAGCAGGGCTGGGAAGCCGAAGTGCGCCTGGTGGTTGATGCCGCCTACCCCAACGCGCGCCTGGTACGGACCCTGACGGCCTTTATGCCGCAAAGCCGTGGTTGCCGGGTGCGCCTGCGCGAAGAAGTGCTATCCGGGGTGGAAGAAGTGCTCAAGGATGGCATGGCCGACCTGGCCATCAGCGCGCTGAACATTCCCGGCTTTCTCGGCGTGGAAATGAGCACCGTGGAGTTTGTCGCCGTCGCCCACCCTGAACACCCGCTGCACCGCCTGCAGCGCGTCGTCACCTTCCAGGATCTGGAAACCCAGATGCAGGTGGTGATCCGCGACTCCGGCCGCCAGCAGCCGCGCGATGTAGGCTGGCTCGGCGCCGAACAACGCTGGACAGTCGGCAGCCTGGCCACCGCCGCCACCTTTGTCAGCAACGGCCTGGGCTTTGCCTGGTTGCCGCGCCATCTGATCGAACGCGAGCTCAAGGACGGCCTGCTCAAGCCCCTGCCGCTGGATCAGGGCGGCAGCCGTAACCCACTGTTCTACCTGTACTCGAACAAAGACAAACCCCTGGGTCCGGCCACGCAGATTCTCGTCGAGCTGATTCAACGTTTCGACTCGGTCACCCTGGATACAGCCTTTGCTGCACCCCTGCCCCCCACTTGA
- a CDS encoding MgtC/SapB family protein gives MSVLALVDQLWLLPGVAVNLTLFLNMLGALLLGLLVGYERSYHGRAAGMRTYGMVCMASCALTVLCVYPQHWLGDHSLAGVDPTRVIQGVVTGIGFLGAGLIMKDGMSISGLTTAASIWASSAIGVLVGVGFYWAALLLSLISAGLMMWGAKLEARLPSRPAIAIVLRFAPGFVRPEENTLRRIARERGYVIAGGSFSVSYEHGQLEWRFVAVAVDGQKSARISDMADELAQLDGVAKFQMTHARN, from the coding sequence GTGAGTGTATTGGCCCTAGTCGATCAGCTCTGGCTGCTGCCCGGCGTGGCGGTCAACCTGACCCTGTTTCTGAATATGCTGGGTGCGCTGCTGCTGGGGCTGCTGGTGGGTTATGAGCGCTCCTACCATGGGCGTGCAGCAGGCATGCGTACTTATGGCATGGTCTGCATGGCGTCCTGTGCATTGACGGTGTTGTGCGTGTACCCGCAGCACTGGTTGGGCGATCACTCGTTGGCAGGGGTTGATCCCACGCGGGTGATTCAGGGCGTGGTCACTGGTATTGGTTTTCTCGGTGCCGGGTTGATCATGAAAGATGGCATGAGCATCAGCGGCCTGACCACCGCGGCCTCAATCTGGGCCTCTTCAGCAATTGGTGTGCTGGTTGGCGTCGGGTTTTACTGGGCGGCCTTGCTGCTCAGTCTGATTTCCGCCGGGCTGATGATGTGGGGCGCCAAGTTGGAGGCGCGGCTGCCATCGCGGCCGGCCATTGCCATTGTGCTGCGTTTTGCACCGGGATTTGTCCGGCCTGAAGAAAACACACTGCGGCGCATTGCCCGCGAGCGCGGTTATGTGATCGCCGGTGGTTCGTTCAGTGTGAGCTACGAGCATGGGCAGCTGGAGTGGCGCTTTGTTGCGGTGGCAGTCGATGGGCAGAAGAGTGCGCGGATCAGCGATATGGCTGATGAGTTGGCGCAGTTGGACGGGGTGGCGAAGTTTCAGATGACTCATGCGCGCAACTGA
- the rarD gene encoding EamA family transporter RarD: MQLSGRGVALSIIASGLFALVPGYVRLLTPLDGLQVFAQRVLWSMPAVLLLITLSRQWPVLLAACDRVRREPLLFASLPLAALLMGIQWALFVWAPLAGRMLDVSLGYFLLPLAMVLAGRVFYGERLRPLQRLAVFCALLGVAHELWLTQAFSWVVMVTVLGYPPYFMLRRWMRLDALSGFAFEMLFMAPVAIWLVLQWSPPQLFSQAPQLWWLLPGLAILSSLAFAAMMAASRLLPMGLFGILSYVEPVLLFLVALLFLGEQFDSAQWLTYLPIWLAVLLVGWDSARLLFKQARQGG, from the coding sequence ATGCAGCTGTCTGGGCGCGGCGTGGCGCTGTCGATTATTGCTTCGGGGCTGTTTGCCCTGGTGCCCGGCTATGTGCGGTTGCTGACGCCGCTCGATGGCTTGCAGGTGTTTGCCCAGCGGGTGCTATGGTCGATGCCGGCAGTGTTGCTGCTGATCACCTTGTCGCGGCAATGGCCGGTGCTGCTCGCCGCCTGCGACCGCGTGCGGCGCGAGCCGTTGCTGTTCGCCAGCCTGCCGTTGGCCGCGTTGTTGATGGGGATTCAGTGGGCGCTGTTTGTCTGGGCGCCGCTGGCTGGGCGCATGCTGGACGTGTCGTTGGGCTATTTCCTGCTGCCGCTGGCCATGGTGCTGGCCGGGCGGGTGTTCTATGGCGAACGGCTGAGGCCGTTGCAGCGGCTGGCGGTGTTTTGCGCTTTGCTTGGCGTCGCCCATGAACTGTGGCTGACCCAGGCATTCTCCTGGGTGGTGATGGTCACGGTGCTGGGCTATCCGCCGTATTTCATGCTGCGCCGCTGGATGCGCCTGGACGCCTTGTCCGGCTTTGCCTTCGAGATGCTGTTTATGGCGCCGGTGGCGATCTGGCTGGTGCTGCAATGGAGTCCGCCGCAACTGTTCAGCCAGGCGCCGCAGCTCTGGTGGTTGCTGCCAGGGTTGGCGATCCTCAGCTCGCTGGCGTTTGCCGCGATGATGGCTGCCAGCCGGCTGCTGCCGATGGGCCTGTTCGGCATTCTCAGTTATGTCGAGCCGGTGCTGTTGTTTCTCGTCGCGCTGCTGTTTCTTGGCGAGCAGTTCGACAGCGCGCAATGGCTGACCTATCTGCCAATCTGGCTGGCGGTGCTGCTGGTCGGCTGGGACAGCGCGCGCCTGCTGTTCAAACAGGCGCGGCAAGGTGGTTAG
- a CDS encoding substrate-binding periplasmic protein, whose translation MKWIGVLGLLLCSLTVSAHNLRIGFGTHKPPYIFEDEDRGLEHDIVMSAARHGGLQPTAYYAPLERLNMMLRKGQLDAIAATNELNGGDIVYSHSYIRYQNVAVALRSRNLEIQQISDLARYSVNAFQRARFLLGAEFQRMAQANPRYREEAFQIARNRMLYSGRVDVVVTDMRILRYFNREVYTQVDVTQPLTLFPIFAANDYKLGCREWALCERFNLGLAELRKTGEYAQIEGRYAIY comes from the coding sequence ATGAAATGGATCGGGGTGTTGGGCCTGCTGCTATGTAGCCTGACGGTGTCAGCGCACAATCTGCGCATCGGTTTCGGGACGCATAAACCGCCCTATATCTTCGAAGATGAGGACCGTGGGCTGGAGCACGATATCGTTATGAGCGCAGCTCGTCATGGCGGTCTGCAGCCGACAGCCTATTATGCGCCCCTTGAGCGCTTGAACATGATGCTGCGCAAGGGGCAGTTGGATGCGATTGCCGCAACCAATGAACTGAACGGTGGCGATATCGTTTATTCGCACAGCTATATCCGCTACCAGAATGTGGCGGTGGCGTTGCGCTCACGCAATCTCGAAATCCAGCAAATCAGCGACTTGGCACGGTATTCGGTCAATGCCTTTCAGCGTGCGCGGTTTCTGTTGGGTGCTGAGTTTCAGCGCATGGCGCAGGCCAATCCGCGTTACCGCGAAGAGGCCTTCCAGATCGCGCGTAACCGCATGCTCTACAGCGGCCGCGTGGATGTTGTAGTGACAGACATGCGTATCCTTCGCTACTTCAACCGTGAGGTGTATACCCAGGTCGACGTGACTCAGCCCCTGACCTTGTTTCCCATTTTTGCAGCCAATGATTACAAGCTCGGTTGCCGTGAGTGGGCCTTGTGTGAGCGTTTTAACCTGGGGTTGGCAGAGCTTAGAAAGACCGGCGAGTACGCGCAGATCGAAGGGCGCTATGCGATCTATTGA
- a CDS encoding alpha/beta fold hydrolase yields MPYFEHDDCQLHYEEYGRGAPVLLVHGLGSSTRDWEYQIPELARHYRVIALDVRGHGRSDKPHERYSIQGFAEDVAALIEHLQLPQVHLVGISMGGMIGFQLGVDRPELLKSLCIVNSGPEVKAKSLRDYVEIAKRWSLSRLLSLDTIAKALGKLLFPKPEQEELRQKILQRWPQNDKRAYLASLDAIIGWGVRERLTRISCPTLVVTADRDYTPVAQKQAYVDELPNARLLVIEDSRHATPLDQPEHFNSSLLTFLAEVEQAAPTAKQQ; encoded by the coding sequence ATGCCCTATTTCGAACACGACGACTGTCAGTTGCACTACGAAGAATATGGCCGCGGCGCGCCCGTGCTGCTGGTCCACGGCCTCGGTTCGAGCACCCGCGACTGGGAATACCAGATCCCCGAGTTGGCTCGTCACTACCGGGTTATCGCCCTCGATGTGCGCGGCCACGGTCGCTCGGACAAACCCCACGAGCGCTACAGCATTCAAGGTTTTGCCGAGGATGTGGCGGCGCTGATCGAGCACCTGCAGCTGCCACAGGTGCATCTGGTGGGTATCTCCATGGGCGGCATGATCGGCTTCCAGCTGGGCGTGGATCGCCCCGAACTGCTGAAGAGCCTGTGCATCGTCAACAGCGGCCCGGAAGTCAAAGCCAAAAGCCTGCGTGATTACGTAGAAATCGCCAAACGCTGGAGCCTGTCGCGCCTGCTCAGCCTCGATACCATTGCCAAAGCCTTGGGCAAGCTGTTGTTCCCCAAGCCGGAGCAGGAAGAGTTGCGGCAGAAAATTCTCCAACGCTGGCCGCAGAACGACAAACGCGCCTACCTGGCCAGCCTGGACGCGATCATCGGCTGGGGCGTGCGGGAACGCCTGACGCGAATCAGCTGTCCGACCTTGGTGGTCACCGCCGACCGCGATTACACCCCGGTGGCGCAGAAGCAGGCGTATGTCGATGAACTGCCCAATGCCCGCCTGCTGGTGATCGAAGATTCACGCCACGCCACACCGCTGGACCAACCCGAACACTTCAACAGCAGCCTGCTGACCTTCCTCGCTGAAGTCGAACAGGCCGCGCCCACAGCCAAGCAACAATAA
- a CDS encoding 7-cyano-7-deazaguanine/7-aminomethyl-7-deazaguanine transporter, producing MLLTSPRRLRNALMALVLFHILIIIASNYLVQLPITLFGWHTTWGAFSFPFIFLATDLTVRLLGKQAARRVIARVMLPALLISYIVSVLFQEASFRGFGALLEFNEFVLRISVASFLAYVLGQVLDIQVFDRLRQLPLWWVAPTASTILGNLLDTFVFFSVAFWNSSNAFMAENWVEIATVDYGVKLVVSLLLFVPLYGMLLNAILRVLAGRNQVTS from the coding sequence ATGCTCCTGACTTCCCCTCGGCGCCTGCGCAATGCGCTTATGGCGCTGGTGCTATTTCACATTCTGATCATCATAGCCAGCAACTACCTGGTGCAGCTGCCGATTACCTTGTTCGGCTGGCACACCACCTGGGGTGCTTTCAGTTTTCCATTTATCTTCCTGGCTACCGACCTGACGGTGCGTTTGCTCGGCAAACAGGCAGCGCGCCGGGTCATTGCCCGAGTCATGCTGCCGGCACTGCTGATTTCCTACATCGTCTCGGTGCTGTTTCAGGAAGCCAGCTTCCGCGGCTTTGGTGCGTTACTGGAGTTCAACGAGTTCGTTCTGCGCATTTCCGTGGCCAGTTTCCTCGCCTACGTACTGGGGCAGGTTCTCGACATCCAGGTATTCGACCGTCTGCGTCAGTTGCCACTCTGGTGGGTGGCACCAACCGCCTCGACCATTCTCGGCAACCTGCTCGACACCTTCGTCTTCTTCTCGGTGGCGTTCTGGAACAGCAGCAACGCGTTTATGGCCGAGAATTGGGTGGAAATCGCCACGGTCGATTACGGGGTCAAACTGGTCGTCAGCCTGCTGCTGTTCGTGCCGCTCTATGGCATGTTGCTCAATGCCATCCTGCGCGTGCTGGCCGGACGCAATCAGGTGACCAGCTAA
- a CDS encoding FMN-dependent NADH-azoreductase: MANVLVIESSARQQGSVSRQLTEQFIASWRAAHPADQINVRDLAVDQVPHLDANLLGGWMTPAAQQSEAEQAALARSNLLTDELLSADVLVLAAPMYNFAIPSTLKAWLDHVLRAGVTFKYTETGPQGLLSGKRAFVLTARGGIYAGGSQDHQEPYLRQALAFVGIHDVSFIHAEGLNLGGEFMEKGLNQAKAQLAQAI; the protein is encoded by the coding sequence ATGGCTAATGTCCTGGTAATTGAAAGCAGCGCCCGCCAACAAGGTTCGGTTTCCCGTCAACTGACTGAGCAATTTATCGCCAGCTGGCGAGCGGCGCACCCCGCCGATCAGATCAACGTGCGTGACCTGGCGGTGGATCAGGTGCCGCACCTGGATGCCAATCTGCTGGGTGGCTGGATGACTCCCGCTGCGCAGCAGAGCGAAGCGGAGCAAGCGGCGCTGGCGCGCTCCAATCTGCTGACCGATGAGCTGCTGAGCGCTGATGTGCTGGTGCTGGCCGCGCCCATGTACAACTTCGCCATTCCCAGCACCCTGAAAGCCTGGCTCGACCATGTGCTGCGCGCCGGGGTGACCTTCAAATACACCGAAACCGGCCCGCAGGGCCTGCTCAGCGGCAAGCGTGCTTTTGTGCTGACCGCTCGCGGCGGTATCTATGCCGGCGGCAGCCAGGACCACCAGGAACCCTACCTGCGTCAGGCGCTGGCCTTTGTCGGTATCCACGATGTCAGCTTTATCCACGCCGAAGGCCTCAATCTGGGCGGCGAGTTTATGGAAAAGGGCCTGAATCAGGCCAAGGCGCAACTGGCTCAGGCCATCTGA